A genomic stretch from Ureibacillus composti includes:
- a CDS encoding RsmD family RNA methyltransferase, with product MKDVIRLQDTQKYIYTYVHHKDEYDLCRMEMRAFFNMDSQSNFLISNVEVDPSRSPFIQDRLEVYYESNSISDIKELVQKLKLNDKTYKVICLNKMDIDQTKKIHHPERRQIEREIGLVIDGEPHLDHPDVVFGLIHINGRWYFGKHTISESIWRHHLHKPNSYSTALSTRVARAVSNIAVPHTEGVRAIDPCCGIGTVVIEALSMGIDIVGRDIKPLVCKGARENIAYFGLNGTVTLGPISEVTEYYDVAIIDLPYNLYTHISREEQFDIIKHARRIAKQVVIITIETIDDLLEKADLKISDQCIAKKQLFKRQILLCE from the coding sequence ATGAAGGATGTTATAAGATTGCAAGATACACAAAAATATATTTACACTTATGTTCATCATAAAGATGAATATGATTTATGTCGAATGGAGATGCGTGCTTTTTTCAACATGGATTCCCAATCCAACTTTTTAATAAGTAATGTTGAAGTAGACCCTAGTAGGAGTCCATTTATTCAAGACCGTCTTGAAGTGTACTATGAAAGTAATAGCATCTCTGACATAAAAGAATTAGTTCAAAAATTAAAGTTAAATGACAAAACTTATAAAGTGATCTGTTTAAACAAAATGGATATAGATCAAACCAAGAAAATTCATCATCCTGAAAGAAGACAAATTGAACGGGAAATTGGTTTAGTGATTGACGGTGAACCGCACTTAGATCACCCTGATGTTGTTTTTGGTTTAATTCATATAAATGGACGTTGGTATTTTGGAAAACATACAATCAGTGAATCCATATGGCGTCATCACCTACATAAACCTAATAGTTATTCGACAGCACTTAGTACAAGGGTTGCACGTGCTGTTTCCAATATCGCTGTTCCCCATACTGAGGGTGTCCGCGCAATTGACCCATGCTGTGGAATCGGAACGGTTGTAATTGAGGCACTATCAATGGGAATAGACATCGTTGGACGGGATATCAAACCACTTGTTTGTAAAGGAGCCCGTGAAAACATTGCTTATTTTGGTCTAAATGGTACTGTAACTCTTGGACCAATCTCAGAAGTCACTGAATATTATGATGTCGCCATTATTGATTTACCATATAACCTATATACACATATTTCCCGTGAAGAACAATTTGATATTATTAAACACGCTCGTCGTATCGCGAAACAAGTTGTTATCATTACAATTGAGACAATTGATGACCTATTAGAAAAAGCAGACCTTAAAATTTCCGATCAATGTATTGCAAAAAAGCAATTGTTTAAGAGACAAATTTTATTATGTGAATAA
- a CDS encoding radical SAM protein: MNIILTTLNAKYIHTNLALRYLKAAALPEFNPIITEYTIKDPAFNIVSDLYQHKPDVVGFSCYIWNIEETIRVIKILKTVSPNTKIILGGPEVSYDVHDWLREIEEVDFIVMGEGETSFKELLKYFNGEIDLDEVPGICYLQDGKVKIHAQPKKIDLKEIPSPYRFEEDRSSLGKRIQYIETSRGCPFSCQFCLSSIEVGVRYFNREKIKEDIRYLMANGAKTIKFVDRTFNISRSYAMEMFQFLIDEHVPGVVFQFEITADIMRPEVIQFLNDNAPKGLFRFEIGVQSTNDLTNELVKRRQNFEKLKRTVTMVKEGGKIDQHLDLIAGLPEEDYNSFRQTFNDVFAMRPEELQLGFLKLLRGTGLRIDAKKYGYTYVDLAPYEIFANNVLTFDEIIRIKHAEDVLEKYWNDHRMDHTVEYLVTQSFETPFDFFQNFGTYWEEKGWSRIGHQLEDLFKRLEEFLATQPNVNLAIVRSLMQLDYLSKQQFQPRKLWWDERVSREEQKNIYTQLKQTPTLAGEEFVQFDLNEKEFFKHSLIIPFAFDYKVYQQTGKIIAQDGYLLTYFRSGQSPYFATIEKTLQNK, encoded by the coding sequence ATGAATATTATCTTAACAACATTAAATGCCAAATACATTCATACAAACTTGGCACTTCGTTATTTAAAGGCAGCTGCCCTGCCTGAATTTAACCCAATAATTACAGAATATACAATAAAAGATCCTGCATTCAATATCGTTTCCGATCTATATCAACATAAACCAGATGTTGTCGGTTTTAGTTGTTACATTTGGAATATCGAAGAAACCATTAGAGTAATTAAAATCCTAAAAACAGTTTCACCTAACACGAAAATTATTTTAGGTGGACCTGAAGTTTCTTACGATGTGCATGATTGGTTACGAGAAATTGAAGAAGTGGACTTTATCGTAATGGGAGAAGGCGAAACTTCATTCAAGGAACTACTTAAATATTTTAATGGTGAAATAGATCTAGATGAAGTGCCCGGGATTTGTTATTTACAGGATGGAAAAGTAAAAATTCATGCACAGCCAAAGAAGATTGACTTAAAAGAGATTCCAAGTCCTTACCGTTTTGAAGAGGATCGCTCATCTCTTGGAAAACGTATTCAATATATTGAAACAAGTCGAGGTTGTCCATTCTCATGTCAATTCTGCTTATCTTCTATTGAAGTGGGCGTTCGTTACTTTAACCGAGAAAAAATTAAAGAGGATATCCGCTATTTAATGGCAAATGGCGCTAAAACAATTAAATTTGTCGATCGTACATTTAATATAAGCCGAAGCTATGCGATGGAGATGTTCCAATTTTTAATTGATGAACATGTACCAGGCGTTGTCTTCCAATTCGAGATTACTGCTGACATCATGCGTCCTGAAGTCATCCAATTCTTAAATGACAATGCACCAAAAGGATTATTCCGATTTGAAATCGGTGTTCAATCAACGAATGATTTAACGAACGAACTCGTTAAACGCAGACAAAACTTCGAAAAACTGAAACGTACTGTGACAATGGTTAAAGAAGGTGGCAAAATTGATCAGCACCTTGATTTAATTGCTGGTTTACCAGAGGAAGACTATAACAGTTTCAGACAAACGTTTAATGATGTGTTTGCGATGCGTCCTGAAGAATTACAATTAGGATTCTTAAAACTATTACGTGGGACAGGTCTTCGTATTGATGCAAAAAAATATGGATACACATATGTTGATTTGGCGCCGTACGAAATCTTCGCCAACAATGTGTTAACATTTGATGAAATTATTCGCATTAAACACGCAGAAGACGTGCTCGAAAAATATTGGAATGACCACCGAATGGATCACACTGTAGAATATCTGGTAACCCAAAGTTTTGAAACGCCTTTTGATTTCTTCCAAAACTTTGGAACGTACTGGGAGGAAAAAGGCTGGTCACGAATTGGTCACCAACTTGAGGATTTATTTAAACGTCTTGAAGAGTTTTTAGCAACACAACCAAATGTTAATTTAGCCATTGTTCGCAGCTTAATGCAGCTAGATTATTTATCAAAACAACAATTCCAACCACGAAAATTATGGTGGGATGAACGCGTTTCACGAGAAGAACAGAAAAATATTTATACTCAATTAAAACAAACACCTACTCTTGCAGGCGAAGAGTTTGTACAGTTTGATTTGAATGAGAAGGAATTCTTTAAACATTCATTAATTATCCCATTTGCTTTTGACTATAAGGTATATCAACAGACTGGTAAAATTATTGCTCAGGACGGTTATTTACTCACTTACTTCCGTTCAGGACAATCACCTTATTTCGCCACAATTGAAAAGACATTGCAAAATAAATAA
- a CDS encoding VOC family protein has protein sequence MKSANPYIFVDQCVEVMTYYKDLFNGKVKNLQLDDSGKCFYGELHIGESIIHFSDTFGKTDVGNQVRISLACESEDELKRVYESLSEDGTITVPLQQTFWGALHANLIDRNGIGWLLNYTK, from the coding sequence TTGAAAAGTGCAAATCCATATATCTTTGTTGATCAATGTGTGGAAGTAATGACGTACTATAAAGATTTATTTAATGGTAAAGTGAAGAATCTGCAGCTTGACGATAGTGGTAAATGTTTTTATGGTGAACTGCATATTGGGGAAAGTATAATTCACTTTTCAGATACATTTGGGAAAACGGATGTGGGAAATCAAGTTCGAATTTCATTAGCTTGTGAAAGTGAAGATGAACTAAAACGAGTATATGAGTCACTGAGTGAAGACGGAACGATTACAGTGCCACTTCAACAAACGTTTTGGGGAGCGCTTCATGCAAACTTAATTGATCGAAATGGTATTGGTTGGTTGTTGAATTACACAAAATAG
- a CDS encoding GNAT family N-acetyltransferase — MEYIRITNIEDPLFAKMHTLLAEIFPSEEVLEFNLWKEPLEDPGIRVFVAVNENEEVVGATEYRYYPGWNIAMTDFTIIGQPGLGLGRFLAKNREKDLHRLASENGKTLFGMFAEIYDPYEKEDFDFGGVAPMNPYVRREVLSHLGYQKLDFPYVHPSWKNDGEAVKGLDFCFMPTDENIQEIPTSLVVDFLMDYYSVLSNKPKEWIQMIEDLEEKETVKLLPL, encoded by the coding sequence ATGGAATATATTCGAATTACAAATATAGAGGACCCGTTGTTTGCTAAAATGCATACACTATTGGCCGAAATTTTTCCGTCAGAGGAAGTACTAGAATTTAACTTGTGGAAAGAGCCGCTGGAAGACCCAGGAATTCGTGTTTTTGTTGCGGTCAACGAAAACGAGGAAGTAGTAGGGGCAACAGAATATCGTTACTATCCTGGGTGGAATATTGCCATGACTGACTTTACCATCATAGGTCAACCTGGACTTGGTCTTGGAAGATTTTTAGCAAAAAATCGTGAAAAAGATTTACATCGTCTTGCGAGTGAAAATGGTAAAACATTATTTGGGATGTTTGCTGAAATTTATGACCCATACGAAAAAGAAGACTTTGATTTTGGTGGGGTTGCACCTATGAATCCTTATGTTCGTCGTGAGGTATTATCACATCTTGGATATCAAAAACTTGATTTCCCATATGTACATCCATCTTGGAAAAATGATGGGGAGGCAGTTAAAGGTCTAGATTTTTGCTTTATGCCAACGGATGAAAATATTCAAGAAATTCCAACGAGCCTTGTTGTAGATTTCTTAATGGATTATTATTCGGTATTATCAAATAAACCAAAAGAGTGGATTCAAATGATTGAAGATTTAGAAGAAAAAGAAACAGTGAAATTACTACCTCTATAA
- a CDS encoding aspartyl-phosphate phosphatase Spo0E family protein codes for MKSFLYKKILKMIIEIKRKSMIRKANDLGYTHPDVVTCSQELDTLLNIYSRQAA; via the coding sequence ATGAAAAGTTTTTTGTACAAAAAAATATTGAAAATGATCATTGAAATAAAGAGAAAATCAATGATTAGAAAGGCAAATGATTTAGGATATACACATCCTGATGTAGTTACTTGTAGTCAGGAATTAGATACATTACTAAATATATATTCTAGACAAGCAGCATAA
- a CDS encoding DHA2 family efflux MFS transporter permease subunit: METHIKVKSPKIMALVLMLGAFVGLFGETALNMALTNVMDEFFVKPGIAQWLTTGYLLTLAILVPVSALLVKWFTTRQLVVGGLVLSMAGAVLAALSPSFAVLLIGRIVQAIGTGILLPVMINVVLLIFPIQKRGAVMGIVGLVITAAPALGPTLSGLVISTLGWNYIFWFSAILYVILIIIGEPVMSNVSDITKPEIDIISILFSTIGFGGIIYALATMAELSISSTGVWVPLVIGILAILLFGVRQMTMAQPMVNIRVFKYPMFSLGTLSMFLSILVILSTSILLPMYLKGALYYSALVAGLLLLPGNAVNFAMSPFVGAMFDKIGPRKFIITGYICVVIANVMFLTTISATTPVWQIIVAFMILFFGLTMTTMPAQTNALNQLPRELYADGNAAMNTLNQVAGAAGTAIAITLFTAGQVGLEPGTPDTLAAGVKYVFYFITGISVVGLISSFFVRKADAQTSETPASANKNKNSTLIERSFSNP, translated from the coding sequence ATGGAAACACATATTAAAGTAAAAAGTCCAAAGATAATGGCTCTTGTTTTAATGTTGGGCGCATTCGTAGGATTATTTGGTGAGACAGCATTAAATATGGCTTTGACAAATGTTATGGATGAATTTTTTGTTAAACCAGGTATTGCCCAATGGCTTACAACGGGTTATTTATTAACACTAGCAATATTAGTTCCGGTATCGGCGCTTTTAGTAAAATGGTTCACAACGAGACAGTTAGTTGTAGGTGGATTAGTTCTATCAATGGCTGGTGCTGTTTTAGCCGCTCTGTCACCAAGTTTTGCCGTTTTATTAATAGGTCGTATCGTTCAAGCGATTGGAACAGGTATTCTTTTACCTGTCATGATCAATGTTGTTTTATTAATTTTCCCAATTCAAAAACGTGGAGCAGTAATGGGGATTGTTGGTCTAGTTATTACAGCAGCTCCTGCACTTGGACCAACGCTTTCAGGTTTAGTGATAAGTACATTAGGGTGGAACTATATTTTCTGGTTCAGCGCTATTCTTTATGTGATTCTAATCATTATTGGTGAACCAGTGATGTCGAACGTATCGGATATAACTAAACCTGAAATTGATATAATATCAATCCTATTCTCAACTATTGGATTTGGTGGCATTATCTACGCATTAGCAACGATGGCTGAACTATCAATTTCATCAACAGGTGTTTGGGTACCATTAGTTATTGGTATATTAGCAATTCTTTTATTCGGTGTCCGTCAAATGACGATGGCACAACCAATGGTTAATATACGTGTATTTAAGTATCCAATGTTCTCATTAGGTACGTTAAGTATGTTCCTAAGTATCCTAGTAATTTTATCAACATCCATATTATTACCAATGTATTTAAAAGGAGCTCTTTACTATAGCGCTTTAGTTGCCGGATTATTACTACTTCCAGGTAACGCTGTAAACTTTGCAATGTCACCATTTGTTGGTGCAATGTTTGATAAAATTGGTCCCCGAAAATTCATTATTACTGGTTATATCTGTGTTGTGATTGCAAATGTTATGTTCTTAACAACCATCTCGGCAACTACACCAGTTTGGCAAATTATTGTTGCATTCATGATTTTATTCTTCGGTTTAACAATGACAACTATGCCAGCTCAAACAAACGCATTGAACCAATTACCACGTGAGTTATATGCAGATGGTAATGCTGCAATGAATACATTAAACCAAGTTGCAGGGGCAGCAGGTACAGCAATCGCCATTACGTTATTTACTGCCGGCCAAGTTGGTCTAGAACCAGGCACGCCAGACACTTTAGCAGCTGGTGTTAAATATGTATTCTACTTTATTACTGGTATTTCGGTTGTTGGGTTAATAAGTTCTTTCTTTGTAAGAAAAGCAGATGCGCAAACTTCAGAAACACCTGCATCAGCGAATAAAAACAAAAACAGCACATTAATTGAAAGGAGTTTTAGTAATCCGTAA
- a CDS encoding GTP cyclohydrolase II: MSSIKLDNKVLSILEDKIKLIHSDEGAIYLVGPIKLPVNLYNETVTFQWYCWLNCDEVTEDYQKIIDKLSSANLAEHQQSSVLVYGDFENGENAIMRMHSICHTGDIFGSKRCDCGYQLKQSMKMIVDHGTGALFYLANHEGRGIGLFSKAMAYILQENGFDTVEANQGLGFVDDSRNYDDAIRVLKAIRTKPVTLITNNPKKLEALKNSGLPVSGRQEIWGDISEYNRNYLLTKIKRSGHINEDDTCCND, translated from the coding sequence GTGAGTTCAATAAAATTAGATAATAAAGTACTCTCCATCTTGGAAGATAAAATAAAATTAATCCATTCAGATGAAGGGGCCATTTATTTAGTCGGGCCAATAAAATTACCTGTCAATTTATATAATGAGACTGTAACGTTTCAATGGTATTGTTGGTTAAATTGTGATGAAGTAACCGAAGACTATCAAAAAATTATTGATAAATTATCTTCAGCGAATCTGGCAGAACATCAACAATCAAGTGTCCTTGTTTATGGAGATTTTGAAAACGGAGAGAATGCAATAATGCGAATGCATTCAATCTGTCATACCGGAGACATTTTTGGAAGTAAACGATGTGATTGTGGCTATCAATTAAAACAATCGATGAAAATGATTGTGGATCATGGAACGGGTGCATTATTTTATTTAGCTAATCATGAGGGCAGGGGAATAGGTTTATTTAGCAAAGCGATGGCATACATTCTACAAGAAAATGGGTTTGATACAGTGGAGGCAAACCAAGGTTTAGGATTTGTTGATGATTCAAGAAATTACGATGACGCAATTCGTGTATTGAAAGCCATTCGAACAAAACCTGTAACACTAATTACAAATAATCCTAAAAAATTAGAAGCACTAAAAAATTCAGGGTTGCCAGTTTCGGGAAGGCAAGAGATTTGGGGAGACATTTCAGAATACAATCGTAATTATTTATTAACTAAAATTAAGCGTTCCGGCCATATTAACGAAGATGATACTTGTTGTAACGATTAA
- a CDS encoding branched-chain amino acid aminotransferase, with protein MNFNLTNALIERCDKESEEVISKEDISFLSTSLNHFKQNRNEFLYIESPEFEPVNIDAVSLELDDVFETYMILLGLKVQKKYLNTIKTFLDENLFGEELKNYSAAFSNEDGLWELNIPINYMDGFKEEMSIEEALNLSVNFIHSLMQIIKQQQ; from the coding sequence ATGAATTTTAACTTAACAAATGCATTAATAGAACGTTGTGACAAAGAAAGCGAAGAAGTAATTTCAAAAGAAGACATATCTTTTTTAAGTACTTCACTAAACCATTTCAAACAAAATCGTAATGAATTTCTTTACATTGAATCCCCTGAATTTGAACCAGTCAATATAGATGCAGTTTCCCTTGAACTGGATGACGTCTTCGAAACGTATATGATCTTACTTGGATTGAAAGTGCAAAAAAAATATTTAAATACAATCAAAACTTTTCTTGATGAAAATTTATTTGGTGAAGAATTAAAAAACTATAGTGCAGCTTTCTCAAATGAGGATGGGTTATGGGAATTAAATATACCAATAAATTATATGGATGGCTTTAAAGAAGAAATGTCTATTGAAGAAGCTCTAAATCTCTCTGTAAACTTCATACATTCTTTAATGCAAATAATTAAACAACAACAATAA
- a CDS encoding SRPBCC family protein, producing the protein MNIWTKEIEINAPINHVWKYFDGTLEDMQKIMPQVDKNEPVNVTENKVGSVFRQAYREGKRVQEYDVKTLEYENTPDLKKLKIGFTLARMFEITAYYELKKVNETTTTLLYTATNRPLRFFSKMLLLFGNDQVVIEFVERVKRVAEEELAVREV; encoded by the coding sequence ATGAATATTTGGACGAAAGAAATAGAAATTAATGCACCTATTAATCATGTTTGGAAATATTTCGATGGAACTTTAGAGGATATGCAAAAGATTATGCCACAAGTGGATAAGAATGAACCTGTAAACGTAACAGAGAATAAAGTAGGTAGTGTCTTTCGTCAAGCTTATCGGGAAGGAAAACGCGTTCAAGAATACGATGTAAAGACATTGGAATACGAAAATACACCTGACCTAAAAAAGCTTAAAATAGGATTTACATTAGCAAGAATGTTTGAAATTACAGCCTACTATGAACTGAAGAAAGTTAATGAAACGACTACTACATTACTCTATACTGCGACAAATCGTCCTTTGCGGTTCTTTTCGAAAATGCTGTTGCTATTTGGTAATGATCAAGTAGTGATTGAATTTGTGGAACGTGTAAAGAGAGTGGCAGAGGAAGAATTAGCAGTGAGAGAAGTTTAA